Below is a genomic region from Candidatus Methylomirabilota bacterium.
ATGTAGCCCCGTTCGCGCACCGAGCCGCCGATTGCGGCGATTCTCTCAGCAGTCGCGCAGGCTCGTCACGGCGAGCGGGCCATGCCCTGACACCGAACCCGAGCACGAAGTGGCCATCGCCGAACTTGAGCACGAAACCACCCTGGCCGAAGTAGACACCCGGGGCTTATGAACGTTCGGAAAACTCGTTCCGCGTCACGAACCGGGTGAGGGGCATCGTGGCGGCGGTGCTCACCAAAGCCATGAGCACCAGGGCTGAGAAAGTGGCTGGCCCGACCAGGCCGGCATCGAGCACGACGGTGAGCACCACGACCTCCATCAATCCTTTGGTCTGCATCAGAGCGCCCAGGCCGAGCGCCGTCGGCCAGCCCTCGCCCGCCGCACGGGCCAGCAGCGCGGTGCCCCCGAACTTGCCGACGGTGGCGGCCAAGGTCATCAGCAGGAAGACGGCGAGGAACGTGTCAGAGCCCAGGTCGATAGTGGTCCGGAGGCCGGTCAAGACGAAGAAGAAGGGCATCAGGGCCACCGCAACCGGGGCCTCGAGCCGCACCAAGATCGCGCGTCTCGCGGCCCCGGGCATCGCTATGCCGGCGAGAAATGCGCCCAGGACATGGTGCAGGCCCAGCGCCTCGGTGACCGCGGCCGAGCCCAATGCCGTCGCGCAGGCGGCCGCGAGCCCCAGTCCGTCCGGGCCCGCCTCTTTCGCGTGGCTGGTCGCCAATCGGGCGAGCGCCGGGCGGACCAAACCGAACACGAGCAGCAGGTAGACTGGACCACCAACAAGCACCGGCCAGAATGTGCCACCCCCGGCCTGCCCCCCGGCGCCGTACGCGAGCAGCCCAGCAAGGAAGATCCAGAGCAGTGCGTCGTTGATGGCGGCGCACGCCAGGGCGAGTTGGCCGAGTCGCTGCCGCAGCAGTCCCATCTGCAACAGGATGGCGCCGAGCACCGGCAGCGCGGTTACCCCGGCGCAGATGCCGACGGCGGCCGCGAACTCCCCGGCTGAGGCTTGGGGGCCGACGGTTTCGGGATACTGGTGCGCCAGGAGGAGCCCGGCACCGGCGCCCAGCAAGGTCGGGAGGAATGCGCTGCCGATCCCAATCCAAACCAGGGCCGGTCCCCGCCCGCGGAGCAAGCCCACGTCGGCGTGAAGGCCGATAACGAAGGCGAACAGGATCACGGCGAGCGTAGCGATTCCCGAGAGCGGCGCCAGCGCCTGCGGGCTGATCAGGGGCGCCACGAGCTCCGGCGCGAGGCGGCCCAGCAGCGAGGGCCCGAGGACGATCCCGACCAGGATCTGGACCACAGCGAGCGGCAGCGCGTGGCGTAAGCGGGCGATCCTCCAGAGGGCCACCGGCAACGCGAGAACGATGAGAGCCTGAACGAGGAAGATCGCGGTGGCAGAGATGGGCGGCTCCTGTCTGACCGATCGGCGGGCTAACGGCTAGACCCGACCGACGTTGGGGACGCGGGTGGGGTTCCCGATTGCGGCCCCGGTGAGCTGGCGCGCCAGGTCGAGAACGGGATTCGTCTGGACGCCTTTACGATGGACAAGCCGCCGCGCAGATAGCGCGCGCCAGGCGGCTCGCTTTCAAATTCGCCTCGCCGGAGCCCACAAGTATGTTCTGGCCGGTGCAAAGCATTCGCCGCTGACGGCACTACGAAGCCATGTAGAGG
It encodes:
- a CDS encoding cation:proton antiporter, with translation MSATAIFLVQALIVLALPVALWRIARLRHALPLAVVQILVGIVLGPSLLGRLAPELVAPLISPQALAPLSGIATLAVILFAFVIGLHADVGLLRGRGPALVWIGIGSAFLPTLLGAGAGLLLAHQYPETVGPQASAGEFAAAVGICAGVTALPVLGAILLQMGLLRQRLGQLALACAAINDALLWIFLAGLLAYGAGGQAGGGTFWPVLVGGPVYLLLVFGLVRPALARLATSHAKEAGPDGLGLAAACATALGSAAVTEALGLHHVLGAFLAGIAMPGAARRAILVRLEAPVAVALMPFFFVLTGLRTTIDLGSDTFLAVFLLMTLAATVGKFGGTALLARAAGEGWPTALGLGALMQTKGLMEVVVLTVVLDAGLVGPATFSALVLMALVSTAATMPLTRFVTRNEFSERS